In Tenrec ecaudatus isolate mTenEca1 chromosome 4, mTenEca1.hap1, whole genome shotgun sequence, a single window of DNA contains:
- the CCDC87 gene encoding coiled-coil domain-containing protein 87, producing the protein MDSRERASDLQRFYHQLLQPLSLFPRKATPEESQKPGSQMAYWLQVLPRTQPTAASLCRQVAERLARSGLAAPVPPENRLRLTEVILQELRCSWQAPPAEPSLSRQNNQKLWERLEAHVLLSSEQLFLRYLHLLVTLTGPAGVFTEGATITRLTASLARDCSRYLTSPAVYHCLLADFQALLRLDRAGGGEVKEPRCPSPVQAFKLCPLPWPHSTGFAKVPCSNLNLSYLIHLSRPSEYLLEPGVDPVKELKAIPQLSKAKSRWLSSQPKKKDVDLAAPQKDARLSSTVSTPSQASPTTHFPVHTQLRRWHSMPSLRQGWKLADELGLLPHPPRTLTPLVLVAESKPELAVDAVAEDLKEKMKKLKLKWPHYLGLDTDLPPLLGALTHQSTAGHRLRELQKKLKALEEEEALHQQALQRPKAPPLHPQPVTVTLRLRNQLVVQVAAVRVSCRNFIDSFHVEGAGVLYNHLAGELDQKLIEDMDRDRSVGSSSQEIYKQLGSRVSRDYLRFDQGPLIEPAADKDWSAFLSSGFVQQDQSYHIINPELSNIYTQPGNLSQAYRDKIPSLTVPHANQLGSWRSSISKSPRKSWVRSSLSGEEYFKFLATQETDFLHAIFHMYEEELPYTELMAPSRESQPLQHPPPLVEEEEPWDFVPGEWDCNTVLQHGLGTVALDFLGRCCQIPNLQKRLEKLWSVFEVPHRDRLDMAIKYSSNARLMQLPALLCAWEQALQPIQLREALLGKLEWFERQASNPNRFFQKHSTNPKALLEENQIRSSLQSKLNQVEASLVTLLGQIELIFDEPVTFKGRRYLDKMKHDKVEMLYWLQQHRRIRLLPRVPRTSHVQVFQSGRHSSQSGRQSSQHLLVPGNTPITLGFSQEPSHSSPPSDFQQLH; encoded by the coding sequence ATGGATTCGCGGGAGCGGGCGTCCGATCTCCAGCGTTTTTACCACCAGTTGCTGCAACCGCTGTCGCTCTTTCCCCGCAAGGCGACGCCTGAAGAGTCGCAGAAACCCGGCTCGCAGATGGCTTACTGGCTGCAGGTCTTGCCTCGCACACAGCCGACGGCGGCGTCGCTGTGCCGCCAGGTCGCCGAGCGGCTGGCCCGCAGCGGGTTGGCCGCGCCGGTGCCCCCTGAGAACCGGCTCCGCCTCACCGAGGTCATCCTGCAGGAGCTGAGGTGCAGCTGGCAGGCGCCTCCCGCCGAGCCCAGTCTGAGCCGCCAGAACAACCAGAAGCTGTGGGAACGCCTGGAGGCCCACGTGCTGCTGAGCAGCGAGCAGCTCTTCCTTCGCTACTTGCACCTGCTGGTCACCCTGACGGGCCCCGCAGGCGTCTTCACGGAGGGGGCCACCATCACCCGCTTGACCGCCAGCCTCGCCAGGGACTGCTCGCGCTACCTCACCAGCCCCGCGGTCTACCATTGCCTGCTGGCCGACTTTCAGGCCCTGCTGAGGCTAGATCGAGCCGGCGGCGGCGAGGTGAAGGAACCTCGCTGCCCCAGCCCGGTGCAGGCCTTCaagctctgccccctcccctggcctcaCAGCACCGGCTTCGCCAAGGTGCCATGCTCCAACCTGAACCTGAGCTACCTGATCCACCTGAGCCGCCCTTCAGAATACCTCCTCGAGCCTGGAGTGGATCCTGTGAAGGAACTAAAGGCCATCCCCCAGTTGAGCAAGGCAAAATCCCGCTGGCTGTCCTCGCAGCCAAAGAAGAAAGACGTGGACTTGGCTGCCCCACAGAAGGATGCTCGGCTGAGCTCCACAGTGTCTACCCCCAGCCAGGCTTCCCCTACCACCCATTTCCCCGTCCACACCCAGCTCCGGCGCTGGCATTCCATGCCCTCTCTTCGCCAGGGCTGGAAGCTGGCAGATGAGTTGGGTcttctcccacaccctccccGCACCTTAACCCCACTGGTCCTGGTTGCAGAGAGCAAGCCAGAGCTGGCCGTGGATGCTGTGGCTGAGGACCTAAAAGAGAAGATGAAGAAACTCAAATTGAAGTGGCCTCACTACCTGGGGCTGGACACAGACCTGCCCCCACTCCTGGGGGCCCTGACCCACCAGTCCACTGCAGGGCACCGCTTGAGAGAGCTGCAGAAGAagttgaaagccctagaggaggaggaggccctcCACCAGCAGGCCCTCCAGCGCCCCaaagcccctccacttcacccacAGCCAGTGACGGTAACTCTGAGACTGAGGAACCAGCTCGTGGTCCAGGTTGCTGCTGTCCGAGTCTCTTGTAGAAACTTTATAGACTCCTTCCATGTCGAAGGGGCCGGTGTCCTGTACAACCACCTGGCAGGTGAACTGGACCAGAAACTTATAGAAGACATGGATCGAGACCGCTCTGTCGgcagcagcagccaggagatcTACAAGCAGTTGGGAAGCCGTGTGTCTAGGGACTACTTACGTTTTGACCAGGGGCCCCTGATTGAGCCTGCAGCTGACAAGGACTGGTCGGCTTTCTTGTCCTCGGGCTTCGTCCAGCAAGACCAGTCCTATCACATCATCAACCCTGAGTTGTCTAATATTTATACCCAACCAGGCAACCTATCACAGGCCTATCGTGACAAAATACCCTCCCTCACCGTTCCCCACGCGAATCAACTCGGGTCCTGGCGTTCCAGTATCAGCAAGTCTCCCCGGAAGTCATGGGTGAGAAGCAGCCTGTCTGGGGAAGAATATTTCAAGTTCCTCGCCACCCAGGAGACggatttcctccatgccatcttccATATGTATGAGGAAGAGCTTCCTTACACAGAGTTGATGGCCCCCTCCAGGGAGTCCCAACCGCTGCAGCATCCTCCCCCCTTGGTAGAAGAGGAAGAGCCCTGGGACTTTGTACCAGGGGAGTGGGATTGCAACACCGTGCTGCAGCACGGGCTGGGGACAGTGGCGCTGGACTTCCTGGGGAGATGCTGCCAGATCCCGAACCTGCAGAAACGCCTAGAGAAGCTGTGGTCGGTGTTTGAGGTTCCTCACAGAGACCGACTGGACATGGCCATCAAATACAGCTCCAATGCCCGTCTGATGCAACTGCCTGCACTCCTGTGTGCCTGGGAGCAGGCCCTGCAGCCCATTCAGCTACGGGAGGCTTTGCTGGGGAAACTAGAGTGGTTTGAGCGGCAAGCCTCCAACCCCAATCGCTTCTTTCAGAAACATAGCACGAACCCGAAAGCCCTGCTGGAGGAGAATCAGATCCGAAGCTCTCTGCAGAGCAAGCTCAATCAAGTGGAGGCCTCCCTGGTGACCCTCCTGGGGCAGATTGAGTTAATCTTTGATGAGCCAGTGACTTTCAAGGGGCGCCGCTACCTGGATAAGATGAAACATGACAAAgttgagatgctctactggctgCAGCAACATCGTCGGATCCGCCTCCTGCCCCGGGTGCCCAGGACTTCCCATGTCCAAGTATTTCAGTCCGGGAGGCACAGCAGCCAGTCCGGGAGGCAAAGCAGCCAGCATTTACTAGTTCCTGGGAATACTCCCATTACCCTTGGATTCAGCCAAGAGCCCTCACATTCCTCCCCGCCCTCAGACTTCCAGCAGCTCCACTAG